A window of the Citrus sinensis cultivar Valencia sweet orange chromosome 9, DVS_A1.0, whole genome shotgun sequence genome harbors these coding sequences:
- the LOC102610530 gene encoding protein SHORTAGE IN CHIASMATA 1 isoform X2 encodes MRTRFLNTDYFTTSSSSTPIETLNFLSLPIPHVSQSLLSVGKDDHLRFDSVLDVSLDIDQLPIHSALSKFFFDVIPQAIDVDFHDFEDLRFPISIVGGDEKESDIIDEEKEEESKRTSRLEALEVEPPKKDNETAMDDQNTHNFEVIQFETPEPAMFLENGSLYEKEEIWIVSEVPEIDNNLDMLTPGLAIQYLNEVRESVYSFDVVAFDYHVEQEASNLEDDGSFPDQMLCQSYMFPLLEVDEISRGTLEIPSTEDELLSILKKQELQHWTQKDNMLISSKEILGSLEYDILDVLLDHSSSKQCLESEMASQDMFHEMDFIGMVETSQLQENSKFHQLMEDSDCLLSMSPVIFEEFEISNVDLSKLFEVFFSTQAPSEPVACAWMFREDMNFKNFNELIIIQELALIDDTFKSLPTPVFSEKIRSVYAVVEEKLADLKPQPLSASDGIYLDWHLLDGDECSHKFFCYDQKILQEIDLHNIDFDLESSDDDKLVSTFIFSDNALSGPNMEGCEESLNTDFLGISGLYGHVMGVSSGKLFENGSPKPGNAEQSSERNAERVSLFFKSTSQFNDLDFFLNPQKPITGENCEFAVKEFDALSPSSNSMGAGLSSDVFQQWDVTLYKVKLSDDILALIDIFKKSYLAIVHNETELSSFVTSDDFKLLSLPKQRLMDCINRKRFQKANSHGDGNCMALITLCSIKLMAWYTCFYGIHTARLCVDKLCKSQGCLKSRLGSLQSLVVAADGKIDKETSSHPSLLVIQGILQSNSSQSNLKVLIVAEQSFWWSLKCLVMSMGLSCSELQNFYTHVDQPDVTKVYGSASAKMTDLPISDCLMVSHESVSASFPFNKFSLILEYGGSHGSSRISALSPKVAGLPHLHFLKVELDDSSASRALCEGLDVPENMEVELLDLLPVEDGYHMGSGEAADTIEACCMPPSVPCSQLAIESEQIQPRMMSYPVTVIVVNTQNVDKEMIVSRRSTYQKILALEKEGVQVVERDSDLPVDIIISTATCLVWYDYRNIGKKATALDEASSCLPLCVENIATNVLTLLSFTFSVCIMVFEGDTNFICTVMESSDGLYAAAASLGLDLQLFCSNSSELTDEIIVSCIGNSIKLTSGLYPKMPESETLAESFLTKFPSVNPLTAHAMLSSKGMLLELLECRHEQRIIAVKKYHVPEESTNLFSILCQSGEHEDSKSIMTDCSSSVSSGLDSDKSHLNSDSGRTQQKSIYNPDKIDILMNDFLQFEPLNQVTDGLLNPSKVFKLYDSWKDHEIFDDYQKPGSSVNELSGKKQELDFDMMMKASRVSKAYNSQIFECPRILEEINDPKFSLKDSLLGQNQGLGSAGMNNFDCHNISKTSCLQEDFIGEVVDLTSSPLSGKEFFSVPKSSSLSASVPQMENNSLMKSKIARRLSFGKNGLLHFPTAAELNSGSDIVDSGKVQRQSTQGTTDHPDAENNNDKLLLEHRKNLLDQVFVQRFAGSRGVPFQEEISHYNGTPLSKAIRSANPQPGSPWTVEFLNRIKEKSRLRQQSLPADTAAPCLGISGNLSKVTKRRSPSILEFFKYQGGSTPGKLPEKKKQKRSVNSSTLSENKMPSTSFLPTWTPVDKRSRQTLSFALNESGNQTKLVWNDGNSQSMRKKLRNQ; translated from the exons ATGCGAACTCGCTTTCTCAACACCGATTACTTCACCACGAGCTCCTCTTCTACTCCAATCGAAACACTAAATTTCCTAAGCCTTCCAATTCCTCACGTTTCTCAGTCACTCCTCTCCGTCGGCAAAGACGATCATCTCCGATTCGATTCCGTCCTCGATGTTTCTCTGGATATCGATCAATTGCCGATTCACTCCGCTCTCTCCAAGTTCTTCTTCGACGTGATTCCTCAAGCGATCGATGTTGATTTTCACGATTTTGAGGATCTGCGGTTTCCGATTTCAATTGTCGGCGGTGATGAG AAAGAATCTGATATTattgatgaagaaaaagaagaggagAGTAAGAGAACTTCTAGATTGGAAGCCTTGGAGGTTGAACCACCAAAA AAGGACAATGAGACTGCTATGGATGACCAGAATACACACAACTTTGAAGTAATCCAATTTGAAACACCAGAGCCAGCCATGTTCTTG GAAAATGGTTCCCTTTATGAGAAAGAGGAGATTTGGATTGTTTCTGAAGTCCCAGAGATTGACAACAATCTA GATATGCTCACTCCAGGGCTTGCAATACAGTATCTTAATGAGGTTCGAGAATCAGTTTATTCTTTTGACGTTGTCGCTTTCGACTACCATGTGGAACAAGAGGCTTCTAACTTGGAAGATGATGGTTCCTTTCCAGACCAAATGCTCTGCCAAAGTTACATGTTTCCTCTCTTGGAAGTGGATGAAATAAGTCGAGGCACTTTGGAAATCCCATCCACAGAGGATGAACTTCTTTCAATTCTGAAAAAACAGGAACTTCAACACTGGACTCAAAAAGATAATATGCTAATTAGTAGCAAGGAGATTTTGGGTTCTTTGGAGTATGATATCTTAGATGTTCTGCTGGATCATAGTTCATCAAAGCAGTGCCTTGAATCTGAAATGGCATCTCAGGACATGTTTCATGAAATGGACTTTATAGGCATGGTGGAAACTTCACAACTTcaagaaaattctaaatttcatcaattaatgGAAGACAGTGATTGTCTCTTGTCAATGAGTCCGGTGAtatttgaggaatttgagaTATCCAATGTGGACTTATCCAAACTCTTTGAAGTGTTTTTTAGCACACAAGCACCTAGTGAACCAGTAGCATGTGCTTGGATGTTCAGGGAAGACatgaactttaaaaattttaatgaattgattattattcAAGAACTAGCTCTAATAGATGACACATTCAAGTCTTTGCCCACACCTGTTTTCTCTGAAAAGATAAGATCAGTGTATGCTGTTGTGGAGGAAAAACTAGCAGATTTAAAGCCACAACCCTTGTCTGCATCTGATGGGATATACTTGGATTGGCATCTTTTGGATGGAGATGAATGCAGTCATAAATTCTTTTGCTATGATCAGaagattttgcaggagataGATTTACACAATATCGATTTTGATCTTGAATCTTCTGATGATGATAAGTTGGTATCTACCTTCATTTTCTCTGATAATGCTTTAAGTGGGCCAAACATGGAAGGATGTGAGGAATCACTGAACACTGATTTTCTTGGAATTTCTGGGCTTTATGGTCATGTTATGGGAGTTAGTTCAGGTAAGTTATTTGAGAATGGTAGTCCAAAACCAGGAAATGCAGAACAATCAAGTGAACGAAATGCTGAAAGGGTTTCGCTTTTCTTCAAATCCACGTCACAGTTCAATGATCTTGACTTTTTCTTGAATCCGCAGAAACCAATCACTGGAGAAAATTGTGAATTTGCAGTAAAGGAATTTGATGCCCTTTCTCCCTCCAGTAACTCAATGGGAGCAGGCTTATCAAGTGATGTATTTCAGCAGTGGGATGTCACATTGTATAAAGTTAAGTTGTCAGATGATATTTTGGCTCTCATTGATATCTTTAAAAAGAGTTATCTTGCCATTGTGCATAATGAGACTGAGCTGAGCTCGTTTGTAACTTCAGATGATTTTAAATTGCTTAGCCTTCCAAAACAACGGCTGATGGACTGTATTAATAGAAAAAGGTTTCAGAAAGCCAATTCTCATGGTGATGGAAACTGTATGGCACTTATCACTTTATGTTCAATCAAACTGATGGCGTGGTATACATGTTTCTATGGCATCCATACAGCTCGTCTATGTGTGGATAAGCTATGCAAAAGCCAGGGTTGCTTGAAATCAAGATTAGGCTCCCTGCAATCACTGGTTGTAGCTGCAGATGGAAAGATTGACAAAGAAACAAGTTCACATCCCTCACTACTTGTTATCCAGGGGATTCTGCAGTCAAACTCTTCCCAAAGTAATTTGAAAGTACTGATTGTCGCTGAGCAATCTTTCTGGTGGTCACTGAAGTGTTTGGTGATGTCCATGGGGTTATCATGTAGTGAGCTACAGAATTTTTACACACATGTGGATCAACCAGATGTCACTAAAGTTTATGGGTCTGCTAGTGCTAAAATGACTGACCTGCCTATTTCAGATTGTTTAATGGTATCTCATGA GTCTGTTTCTGCATCTTTTCCGTTCAACAAATTTAGTCTCATCTTGGAATATGGTGGTTCACATGGTTCATCTAGGATATCTGCTCTTTCCCCAAAGGTTGCTGGCCTGCCTCATCTTCACTTCTTAAAGGTGGAATTGGACGACTCCAGTGCTTCCAGAGCACTTTGTGAAGGCCTTGATGTGCCTGAAAATATGGAAGTG GAACTGCTAGATCTTTTGCCAGTTGAGGACGGGTATCATATGGGATCAGGTGAAGCTGCAGATACCATAGAAGCTTGCTGTATGCCTCCATCAGTTCCTTGTTCACAATTGGCCATAGAATCTGAGCAAATTCAACCCAGGATGATGTCTTACCCTGTCACAGTCATTGTTGTGAACACTCAAAATGTTGATAAGGAAATGATAGTATCCAGAAGAAGTACCTACCAGAAGATTCTTGCATTGGAGAAAGAAGGGGTACAGGTTGTGGAACGTGATTCGGACCTGCCTGTGGATATTATAATTAGTACTGCAACTTGCCTAGTGTGGTATGATTACAGAAACATTGGAAAGAAGGCAACTGCTTTAGATGAGGCTTCTTCATGCTTACCTTTGTGTGTAGAGAACATTGCCACAAACGTCTTGACATTGCTGAGTTTTACTTTCAGTGTCTGCATTATG GTTTTTGAAGGTGATACAAACTTCATTTGTACTGTAATGGAATCTTCAGATGGGCTCTATGCAGCTGCAGCAAGCCTGGGACTTGATTTGCAGCTATTTTGCTCCAATTCATCTGAGTTAACAGATGAAATTATAGTGAGCTGCATTGGAAATTCTATTAAGTTGACTAGTGGGCTTTATCCTAAAATGCCTGAGTCAGAAACTCTTGCAGAATCATTCCTTACCAAGTTTCCTTCAGTTAATCCACTGACAGCCCATGCAATGCTCTCTTCCAAAGGCATGCTTCTTGAGTTACTTGAGTGTCGGCATGAGCAAAGGATCATCGctgtaaaaaaatatcatgttCCTGAAGAAAGCACAAATTTATTTAGCATATTGTGCCAATCTGGTGAGCATGAGGACTCAAAATCTATTATGACAGATTGCTCTTCTTCCGTATCTTCTGGTTTAGACTCAGATAAAAGTCATTTGAATAGTGATTCTGGAAGAACACAGCAAAAATCCATCTATAATCCTGACAAGATTGACATACTTATGAATGACTTTCTGCAGTTTGAACCATTGAACCAAGTCACTGATGGCCTCTTGAATCCCTCTAAAGTGTTCAAGCTGTACGATTCTTGGAAAGATCATGAGATATTTGATGACTACCAAAAACCTGGTTCATCTGTGAATGAGTTATCTGGCAAAAAGCAGGAACTGGATTTTGACATGATGATGAAAGCTTCTAGAGTCTCCAAGGCATATAATTCTCAGATCTTTGAGTGCCCTCGGATTTTGGAGGAAATAAACGATCccaaattttctttgaaagatAGTCTGTTGGGTCAGAATCAAGGATTAGGTAGTGCTGGGATGAATAATTTTGATTGCCATAATATCAGTAAAACTAGCTGTCTGCAAGAAGACTTTATAGGTGAAGTTGTTGACCTCACTTCAAGTCCCTTATCAGGTAAGGAATTTTTTTCTGTACCTAAGTCTTCATCTCTATCTGCTTCAGTGCCACAGATGGAAAACAATTCCTTAATGAAGTCTAAAATCGCCAGAAGATTGTCATTTGGTAAAAACGGTCTCCTTCATTTCCCAACAGCTGCTGAGCTCAACTCTGGTTCAGATATAGTAGATTCTGGTAAAGTTCAAAGACAGAGTACACAAGGAACTACTGATCATCCAGATGCCGAGAACAACAATGACAAGTTGCTTTTGGAACACCGTAAAAACCTATTAGATCAGGTTTTCGTGCAAAGATTTGCAGGTTCCAGAGGGGTGCCATTCCAAGAAGAAATATCACATTACAATGGAACCCCACTCTCAAAAGCCATTCGTTCAGCCAATCCACAACCAGGTTCACCCTGGACTGTGGAGTTTCTTAACAGAATCAAAGAAAAGAGCAGATTGCGACAGCAGTCTCTTCCTGCTGATACAGCTGCCCCATGTCTTGGGATTTCAGGGAATTTGTCAAAAGTTACAAAGAGAAGAAGTCCGTccattcttgaattttttaaataccaaGGAGGCAGCACTCCTGGGAAGTTAccagaaaaaaagaagcagaaaCGTTCTGTAAATTCATCTACCTTATCCGAGAACAAAATGCCTTCAACTTCATTTCTTCCAACATGGACTCCTGTTGACAAGAGATCGAGACAG ACTTTGTCTTTTGCACTGAATGAGAGTGGCAACCAAACTAAGTTGGTCTGGAATGATGGAAATTCTCAGAGTATGAGAAAAAAGTTACGGAATCAATAA
- the LOC102610530 gene encoding protein SHORTAGE IN CHIASMATA 1 isoform X3, whose protein sequence is MRTRFLNTDYFTTSSSSTPIETLNFLSLPIPHVSQSLLSVGKDDHLRFDSVLDVSLDIDQLPIHSALSKFFFDVIPQAIDVDFHDFEDLRFPISIVGGDEKESDIIDEEKEEESKRTSRLEALEVEPPKKDNETAMDDQNTHNFEVIQFETPEPAMFLENGSLYEKEEIWIVSEVPEIDNNLDMLTPGLAIQYLNEVRESVYSFDVVAFDYHVEQEASNLEDDGSFPDQMLCQSYMFPLLEVDEISRGTLEIPSTEDELLSILKKQELQHWTQKDNMLISSKEILGSLEYDILDVLLDHSSSKQCLESEMASQDMFHEMDFIGMVETSQLQENSKFHQLMEDSDCLLSMSPVIFEEFEISNVDLSKLFEVFFSTQAPSEPVACAWMFREDMNFKNFNELIIIQELALIDDTFKSLPTPVFSEKIRSVYAVVEEKLADLKPQPLSASDGIYLDWHLLDGDECSHKFFCYDQKILQEIDLHNIDFDLESSDDDKLVSTFIFSDNALSGPNMEGCEESLNTDFLGISGLYGHVMGVSSGKLFENGSPKPGNAEQSSERNAERVSLFFKSTSQFNDLDFFLNPQKPITGENCEFAVKEFDALSPSSNSMGAGLSSDVFQQWDVTLYKVKLSDDILALIDIFKKSYLAIVHNETELSSFVTSDDFKLLSLPKQRLMDCINRKRFQKANSHGDGNCMALITLCSIKLMAWYTCFYGIHTARLCVDKLCKSQGCLKSRLGSLQSLVVAADGKIDKETSSHPSLLVIQGILQSNSSQSNLKVLIVAEQSFWWSLKCLVMSMGLSCSELQNFYTHVDQPDVTKVYGSASAKMTDLPISDCLMVSHESVSASFPFNKFSLILEYGGSHGSSRISALSPKVAGLPHLHFLKVELDDSSASRALCEGLDVPENMEVLQELLDLLPVEDGYHMGSGEAADTIEACCMPPSVPCSQLAIESEQIQPRMMSYPVTVIVVNTQNVDKEMIVSRRSTYQKILALEKEGVQVVERDSDLPVDIIISTATCLVWYDYRNIGKKATALDEASSCLPLCVENIATNVLTLLSFTFSVCIMVFEGDTNFICTVMESSDGLYAAAASLGLDLQLFCSNSSELTDEIIVSCIGNSIKLTSGLYPKMPESETLAESFLTKFPSVNPLTAHAMLSSKGMLLELLECRHEQRIIAVKKYHVPEESTNLFSILCQSGEHEDSKSIMTDCSSSVSSGLDSDKSHLNSDSGRTQQKSIYNPDKIDILMNDFLQFEPLNQVTDGLLNPSKVFKLYDSWKDHEIFDDYQKPGSSVNELSGKKQELDFDMMMKASRVSKAYNSQIFECPRILEEINDPKFSLKDSLLGQNQGLGSAGMNNFDCHNISKTSCLQEDFIVPQMENNSLMKSKIARRLSFGKNGLLHFPTAAELNSGSDIVDSGKVQRQSTQGTTDHPDAENNNDKLLLEHRKNLLDQVFVQRFAGSRGVPFQEEISHYNGTPLSKAIRSANPQPGSPWTVEFLNRIKEKSRLRQQSLPADTAAPCLGISGNLSKVTKRRSPSILEFFKYQGGSTPGKLPEKKKQKRSVNSSTLSENKMPSTSFLPTWTPVDKRSRQTLSFALNESGNQTKLVWNDGNSQSMRKKLRNQ, encoded by the exons ATGCGAACTCGCTTTCTCAACACCGATTACTTCACCACGAGCTCCTCTTCTACTCCAATCGAAACACTAAATTTCCTAAGCCTTCCAATTCCTCACGTTTCTCAGTCACTCCTCTCCGTCGGCAAAGACGATCATCTCCGATTCGATTCCGTCCTCGATGTTTCTCTGGATATCGATCAATTGCCGATTCACTCCGCTCTCTCCAAGTTCTTCTTCGACGTGATTCCTCAAGCGATCGATGTTGATTTTCACGATTTTGAGGATCTGCGGTTTCCGATTTCAATTGTCGGCGGTGATGAG AAAGAATCTGATATTattgatgaagaaaaagaagaggagAGTAAGAGAACTTCTAGATTGGAAGCCTTGGAGGTTGAACCACCAAAA AAGGACAATGAGACTGCTATGGATGACCAGAATACACACAACTTTGAAGTAATCCAATTTGAAACACCAGAGCCAGCCATGTTCTTG GAAAATGGTTCCCTTTATGAGAAAGAGGAGATTTGGATTGTTTCTGAAGTCCCAGAGATTGACAACAATCTA GATATGCTCACTCCAGGGCTTGCAATACAGTATCTTAATGAGGTTCGAGAATCAGTTTATTCTTTTGACGTTGTCGCTTTCGACTACCATGTGGAACAAGAGGCTTCTAACTTGGAAGATGATGGTTCCTTTCCAGACCAAATGCTCTGCCAAAGTTACATGTTTCCTCTCTTGGAAGTGGATGAAATAAGTCGAGGCACTTTGGAAATCCCATCCACAGAGGATGAACTTCTTTCAATTCTGAAAAAACAGGAACTTCAACACTGGACTCAAAAAGATAATATGCTAATTAGTAGCAAGGAGATTTTGGGTTCTTTGGAGTATGATATCTTAGATGTTCTGCTGGATCATAGTTCATCAAAGCAGTGCCTTGAATCTGAAATGGCATCTCAGGACATGTTTCATGAAATGGACTTTATAGGCATGGTGGAAACTTCACAACTTcaagaaaattctaaatttcatcaattaatgGAAGACAGTGATTGTCTCTTGTCAATGAGTCCGGTGAtatttgaggaatttgagaTATCCAATGTGGACTTATCCAAACTCTTTGAAGTGTTTTTTAGCACACAAGCACCTAGTGAACCAGTAGCATGTGCTTGGATGTTCAGGGAAGACatgaactttaaaaattttaatgaattgattattattcAAGAACTAGCTCTAATAGATGACACATTCAAGTCTTTGCCCACACCTGTTTTCTCTGAAAAGATAAGATCAGTGTATGCTGTTGTGGAGGAAAAACTAGCAGATTTAAAGCCACAACCCTTGTCTGCATCTGATGGGATATACTTGGATTGGCATCTTTTGGATGGAGATGAATGCAGTCATAAATTCTTTTGCTATGATCAGaagattttgcaggagataGATTTACACAATATCGATTTTGATCTTGAATCTTCTGATGATGATAAGTTGGTATCTACCTTCATTTTCTCTGATAATGCTTTAAGTGGGCCAAACATGGAAGGATGTGAGGAATCACTGAACACTGATTTTCTTGGAATTTCTGGGCTTTATGGTCATGTTATGGGAGTTAGTTCAGGTAAGTTATTTGAGAATGGTAGTCCAAAACCAGGAAATGCAGAACAATCAAGTGAACGAAATGCTGAAAGGGTTTCGCTTTTCTTCAAATCCACGTCACAGTTCAATGATCTTGACTTTTTCTTGAATCCGCAGAAACCAATCACTGGAGAAAATTGTGAATTTGCAGTAAAGGAATTTGATGCCCTTTCTCCCTCCAGTAACTCAATGGGAGCAGGCTTATCAAGTGATGTATTTCAGCAGTGGGATGTCACATTGTATAAAGTTAAGTTGTCAGATGATATTTTGGCTCTCATTGATATCTTTAAAAAGAGTTATCTTGCCATTGTGCATAATGAGACTGAGCTGAGCTCGTTTGTAACTTCAGATGATTTTAAATTGCTTAGCCTTCCAAAACAACGGCTGATGGACTGTATTAATAGAAAAAGGTTTCAGAAAGCCAATTCTCATGGTGATGGAAACTGTATGGCACTTATCACTTTATGTTCAATCAAACTGATGGCGTGGTATACATGTTTCTATGGCATCCATACAGCTCGTCTATGTGTGGATAAGCTATGCAAAAGCCAGGGTTGCTTGAAATCAAGATTAGGCTCCCTGCAATCACTGGTTGTAGCTGCAGATGGAAAGATTGACAAAGAAACAAGTTCACATCCCTCACTACTTGTTATCCAGGGGATTCTGCAGTCAAACTCTTCCCAAAGTAATTTGAAAGTACTGATTGTCGCTGAGCAATCTTTCTGGTGGTCACTGAAGTGTTTGGTGATGTCCATGGGGTTATCATGTAGTGAGCTACAGAATTTTTACACACATGTGGATCAACCAGATGTCACTAAAGTTTATGGGTCTGCTAGTGCTAAAATGACTGACCTGCCTATTTCAGATTGTTTAATGGTATCTCATGA GTCTGTTTCTGCATCTTTTCCGTTCAACAAATTTAGTCTCATCTTGGAATATGGTGGTTCACATGGTTCATCTAGGATATCTGCTCTTTCCCCAAAGGTTGCTGGCCTGCCTCATCTTCACTTCTTAAAGGTGGAATTGGACGACTCCAGTGCTTCCAGAGCACTTTGTGAAGGCCTTGATGTGCCTGAAAATATGGAAGTG CTGCAGGAACTGCTAGATCTTTTGCCAGTTGAGGACGGGTATCATATGGGATCAGGTGAAGCTGCAGATACCATAGAAGCTTGCTGTATGCCTCCATCAGTTCCTTGTTCACAATTGGCCATAGAATCTGAGCAAATTCAACCCAGGATGATGTCTTACCCTGTCACAGTCATTGTTGTGAACACTCAAAATGTTGATAAGGAAATGATAGTATCCAGAAGAAGTACCTACCAGAAGATTCTTGCATTGGAGAAAGAAGGGGTACAGGTTGTGGAACGTGATTCGGACCTGCCTGTGGATATTATAATTAGTACTGCAACTTGCCTAGTGTGGTATGATTACAGAAACATTGGAAAGAAGGCAACTGCTTTAGATGAGGCTTCTTCATGCTTACCTTTGTGTGTAGAGAACATTGCCACAAACGTCTTGACATTGCTGAGTTTTACTTTCAGTGTCTGCATTATG GTTTTTGAAGGTGATACAAACTTCATTTGTACTGTAATGGAATCTTCAGATGGGCTCTATGCAGCTGCAGCAAGCCTGGGACTTGATTTGCAGCTATTTTGCTCCAATTCATCTGAGTTAACAGATGAAATTATAGTGAGCTGCATTGGAAATTCTATTAAGTTGACTAGTGGGCTTTATCCTAAAATGCCTGAGTCAGAAACTCTTGCAGAATCATTCCTTACCAAGTTTCCTTCAGTTAATCCACTGACAGCCCATGCAATGCTCTCTTCCAAAGGCATGCTTCTTGAGTTACTTGAGTGTCGGCATGAGCAAAGGATCATCGctgtaaaaaaatatcatgttCCTGAAGAAAGCACAAATTTATTTAGCATATTGTGCCAATCTGGTGAGCATGAGGACTCAAAATCTATTATGACAGATTGCTCTTCTTCCGTATCTTCTGGTTTAGACTCAGATAAAAGTCATTTGAATAGTGATTCTGGAAGAACACAGCAAAAATCCATCTATAATCCTGACAAGATTGACATACTTATGAATGACTTTCTGCAGTTTGAACCATTGAACCAAGTCACTGATGGCCTCTTGAATCCCTCTAAAGTGTTCAAGCTGTACGATTCTTGGAAAGATCATGAGATATTTGATGACTACCAAAAACCTGGTTCATCTGTGAATGAGTTATCTGGCAAAAAGCAGGAACTGGATTTTGACATGATGATGAAAGCTTCTAGAGTCTCCAAGGCATATAATTCTCAGATCTTTGAGTGCCCTCGGATTTTGGAGGAAATAAACGATCccaaattttctttgaaagatAGTCTGTTGGGTCAGAATCAAGGATTAGGTAGTGCTGGGATGAATAATTTTGATTGCCATAATATCAGTAAAACTAGCTGTCTGCAAGAAGACTTTATAG TGCCACAGATGGAAAACAATTCCTTAATGAAGTCTAAAATCGCCAGAAGATTGTCATTTGGTAAAAACGGTCTCCTTCATTTCCCAACAGCTGCTGAGCTCAACTCTGGTTCAGATATAGTAGATTCTGGTAAAGTTCAAAGACAGAGTACACAAGGAACTACTGATCATCCAGATGCCGAGAACAACAATGACAAGTTGCTTTTGGAACACCGTAAAAACCTATTAGATCAGGTTTTCGTGCAAAGATTTGCAGGTTCCAGAGGGGTGCCATTCCAAGAAGAAATATCACATTACAATGGAACCCCACTCTCAAAAGCCATTCGTTCAGCCAATCCACAACCAGGTTCACCCTGGACTGTGGAGTTTCTTAACAGAATCAAAGAAAAGAGCAGATTGCGACAGCAGTCTCTTCCTGCTGATACAGCTGCCCCATGTCTTGGGATTTCAGGGAATTTGTCAAAAGTTACAAAGAGAAGAAGTCCGTccattcttgaattttttaaataccaaGGAGGCAGCACTCCTGGGAAGTTAccagaaaaaaagaagcagaaaCGTTCTGTAAATTCATCTACCTTATCCGAGAACAAAATGCCTTCAACTTCATTTCTTCCAACATGGACTCCTGTTGACAAGAGATCGAGACAG ACTTTGTCTTTTGCACTGAATGAGAGTGGCAACCAAACTAAGTTGGTCTGGAATGATGGAAATTCTCAGAGTATGAGAAAAAAGTTACGGAATCAATAA